The following coding sequences are from one uncultured Cohaesibacter sp. window:
- a CDS encoding DUF1499 domain-containing protein: MPGIYKFKTSRLADWALWFARLSIPVAILSFLLMRFGGLHPAVAIYCFGASVLLAVLSILTSLIAFHSIWSEGYKGGGKLWGSFVRCLVVLLPAAVFAYFYFSVPPFSDLSTDPLDPPDFVAAWQTRQDFDNSLAIASLDEREQQALAYPTLKTQIYDQPVALMQLAVADELKKNKWQILRAQEQQSEEDSAYYEVVTRSIITGLRYVICIRLRPEGEEETNFDMRSASLWGTHDFGLNASRITNFISGLETRLNTNVQRYELKLEEIERLRRLQMGPIPRPKPANLGKKATG, translated from the coding sequence ATGCCAGGAATTTATAAATTCAAAACTTCCCGACTAGCCGATTGGGCGCTCTGGTTTGCTCGTCTTTCCATTCCCGTTGCTATTCTGTCCTTCCTTCTGATGCGGTTTGGCGGTTTGCATCCTGCTGTTGCCATTTATTGTTTTGGCGCTTCGGTTCTGCTTGCGGTTCTATCGATCCTGACCAGCTTGATTGCATTCCATTCCATCTGGTCGGAAGGCTATAAGGGCGGAGGGAAACTATGGGGCTCCTTTGTGCGTTGCCTGGTTGTGCTGCTGCCCGCCGCCGTTTTTGCCTATTTTTACTTCAGCGTGCCACCATTTTCCGATCTTTCAACGGATCCTCTGGACCCGCCCGATTTTGTTGCAGCTTGGCAAACAAGGCAGGATTTTGACAACAGCCTTGCAATAGCTTCTCTGGACGAGCGTGAGCAACAGGCGCTTGCTTATCCAACTCTCAAAACCCAGATCTATGATCAACCGGTTGCACTCATGCAATTGGCCGTGGCTGATGAATTGAAAAAGAACAAGTGGCAAATTCTCCGAGCCCAAGAGCAGCAAAGCGAAGAAGACAGCGCCTATTATGAAGTCGTGACCCGCTCGATCATAACGGGGCTGCGCTATGTGATCTGTATCCGTTTGCGTCCCGAAGGCGAGGAAGAAACCAATTTCGACATGCGGTCCGCCTCGCTCTGGGGAACTCACGATTTTGGGCTGAATGCGAGCAGAATAACCAATTTTATTTCCGGGCTTGAAACGCGATTGAACACCAATGTTCAGCGTTATGAGCTTAAGTTGGAAGAAATAGAACGCTTGCGCCGCTTGCAAATGGGGCCAATCCCGCGGCCCAAACCTGCAAATCTGGGCAAGAAAGCCACGGGTTAA
- a CDS encoding EamA family transporter, producing the protein MKNNNIVAYALLALATLCWGGNVVIGRAVRGDLPPLGLSFWRWFFCCLILLAFTLPKLKTNWPIMRKHWKLLLAMSATGIAAFNPLQYQALHSTTAINSTLILATCPAIMALLSGFILNERLDRTQIAGILVSFFGVAIVITAGDLKTLFHLKFTGGDIWMVGAAIVWALYSITVKMRPTELDPLVMLMVITGVGALILLPLYIWETLTYQAVTLTPTNLAAIVYVTFIASLLAYFSWNKGVGIIGPSKAGVTIHLMPVWVAFLAFFFLDERLEIYHILGIAFIALGILLNSHRAHAK; encoded by the coding sequence ATGAAAAACAATAATATTGTCGCCTATGCACTTTTGGCTTTGGCCACGCTTTGCTGGGGTGGAAATGTGGTTATTGGCCGCGCTGTTCGTGGGGATTTGCCCCCACTTGGCCTTTCCTTCTGGCGCTGGTTTTTCTGCTGCCTCATTTTGCTGGCCTTCACCTTGCCCAAGCTGAAGACAAATTGGCCCATTATGCGCAAGCACTGGAAGCTTCTGCTGGCCATGTCCGCAACGGGTATCGCGGCGTTCAATCCGTTGCAATATCAGGCATTGCACAGCACAACGGCCATCAATTCCACGCTGATTCTGGCCACCTGCCCGGCTATTATGGCGCTTTTGTCCGGTTTCATCCTGAATGAAAGGCTCGACCGCACGCAAATCGCAGGCATCCTCGTTTCCTTTTTCGGCGTCGCGATTGTCATCACGGCAGGTGACCTCAAGACACTTTTTCACCTAAAATTCACCGGCGGCGACATCTGGATGGTTGGCGCGGCAATTGTCTGGGCTCTTTATTCCATAACCGTGAAAATGCGCCCTACAGAGCTAGATCCTCTGGTCATGCTGATGGTGATTACAGGGGTTGGCGCCCTTATTCTGCTGCCACTTTATATATGGGAAACCCTCACCTATCAGGCAGTTACCTTAACGCCAACCAATCTGGCGGCGATCGTGTATGTGACCTTCATCGCTTCTCTTCTGGCCTATTTCAGCTGGAACAAGGGCGTCGGGATTATCGGCCCGTCCAAAGCGGGCGTCACGATTCATCTGATGCCTGTGTGGGTTGCTTTTCTGGCCTTTTTCTTTCTCGATGAAAGGTTGGAAATCTATCACATCCTCGGCATAGCCTTTATTGCCTTGGGCATCTTGTTGAATAGCCACCGCGCACATGCCAAATAG
- a CDS encoding FAD:protein FMN transferase, with protein sequence MGTSYTIKALHARGKVSDEELYNDIKSTLDKANEALSNWKEESEISIFNASSSTDWLSISPNFHEVLKEAQDIHKLSGGRFDITVSPLVDLWGFGPEDNENPPTNEQIQEAMANVGQTDLLEVKDQPPMVRKLKPGVTITLGAIAKGYSADLIGRTLAKHGITNYLVEIGGDLMVHGLNDMGEPWQIGIEKPDEAGRSVQLVVPVRDMGIATSGDYRNFYFNDEGQRMSHIIDPLTGRPVTHNLASVTVLAPNGMRADGLATALLVLGEKDGRALADRLDIPAYFIRREESGFVTSSSKAFDALMAVKK encoded by the coding sequence ATGGGCACCAGTTACACCATCAAGGCACTGCACGCACGGGGGAAGGTGTCCGACGAAGAGCTCTACAATGACATCAAGTCAACATTGGACAAAGCCAACGAAGCGCTCTCGAATTGGAAGGAAGAGTCGGAAATATCCATCTTTAATGCCAGTTCTTCGACGGATTGGTTAAGTATTTCTCCCAATTTTCATGAGGTACTGAAAGAAGCTCAGGATATTCACAAGCTCAGTGGTGGCCGATTCGACATTACAGTTTCGCCGCTGGTCGACCTTTGGGGCTTTGGACCTGAAGACAACGAAAACCCACCTACAAATGAGCAAATCCAAGAGGCAATGGCCAATGTGGGCCAAACGGATCTGCTCGAAGTCAAAGACCAGCCGCCCATGGTGCGCAAGCTCAAACCCGGCGTAACCATCACACTCGGAGCTATTGCCAAGGGATATAGCGCAGATTTGATCGGTCGCACCCTTGCGAAACATGGCATTACGAATTATCTCGTAGAGATAGGTGGAGATTTGATGGTGCATGGCCTGAATGATATGGGCGAGCCTTGGCAAATCGGTATCGAAAAACCAGACGAAGCCGGTCGCTCGGTTCAGCTGGTCGTTCCAGTGCGCGATATGGGTATTGCTACATCAGGTGACTACCGCAATTTCTACTTCAATGATGAGGGGCAACGTATGTCTCACATCATTGATCCACTCACCGGACGTCCGGTGACGCATAATCTTGCTTCGGTTACAGTGCTGGCGCCCAACGGAATGCGGGCCGACGGACTGGCGACTGCTCTGCTGGTTTTGGGCGAGAAGGACGGACGAGCTTTGGCTGACCGGCTGGATATTCCGGCCTACTTCATTCGCCGCGAGGAAAGCGGCTTTGTCACATCGAGCAGCAAAGCCTTTGATGCTCTGATGGCGGTAAAAAAATGA
- a CDS encoding DJ-1/PfpI family protein gives MKIGILLFADAEELDFVGPWEVFSMSNKVAEYKGRDLPFEPFFIGPNPDPVKCAKGMRVLPDKTMSDVSKLDVLLVPGGQGTRREVDNPAIIDWISRIGQEAKWVTSVCTGSLLLTAAGLTAGKKITTHHAAVDLLKDRPEKPCVHGEYRYIRDGNLVTSAGVSAGIDMSLWLVGEWLGPEYARMVQKAMQYDPAPPYSAMT, from the coding sequence ATGAAAATCGGAATATTGCTGTTCGCAGATGCAGAAGAGTTGGACTTTGTGGGTCCATGGGAAGTTTTCTCAATGTCAAACAAGGTCGCCGAATATAAGGGCAGGGACTTGCCTTTTGAGCCGTTTTTTATAGGTCCTAACCCTGATCCGGTCAAATGCGCCAAGGGGATGCGGGTATTGCCGGACAAGACCATGAGCGATGTGTCCAAGCTTGATGTGCTGTTGGTCCCCGGTGGTCAGGGCACGAGGCGCGAGGTTGATAATCCGGCTATTATCGACTGGATATCCCGCATAGGGCAAGAGGCCAAATGGGTGACCAGTGTTTGCACCGGATCACTGTTGTTGACCGCCGCCGGTTTGACAGCTGGCAAAAAGATCACGACACATCACGCTGCCGTTGATTTGTTAAAGGATCGTCCCGAAAAGCCCTGTGTTCATGGGGAATATCGTTATATTCGCGATGGCAACCTTGTCACCAGCGCGGGCGTTTCTGCTGGCATAGACATGAGCCTCTGGCTTGTCGGCGAATGGCTTGGGCCCGAATATGCGCGTATGGTGCAAAAGGCCATGCAATATGACCCGGCACCTCCTTATTCTGCGATGACCTGA
- a CDS encoding LysE family translocator: MIHGFSRFHFRYLGSGGCFAGANLFLVLRYSLSGERRSGLAAVGGIACGTFLWGLAGLLGLTSLFQTAPTLFLVMKLCGASYLAYCGVKMLKAAIANRYEEAITVGTSQRSVATAFRSGLVTNLCNPKSAIFVTALFAAAMPHPLPLAYGLCGVLLMMSISTVWYGLVALLFSSRRASAMAKTIRRTIDAVAGAAFLIFAGKLMLSQK, from the coding sequence GTGATCCATGGTTTTTCTCGGTTCCATTTTCGTTATTTGGGCTCTGGCGGTTGTTTCGCCGGGGCCAATCTGTTTCTGGTCTTGCGTTACAGCCTTTCGGGCGAAAGACGCTCAGGGTTGGCCGCAGTCGGGGGCATTGCCTGTGGCACCTTTTTATGGGGACTGGCCGGGCTGCTTGGCCTGACATCGCTCTTTCAAACGGCGCCAACGCTCTTTCTTGTCATGAAATTGTGCGGGGCGAGCTATCTGGCCTATTGCGGCGTAAAGATGCTCAAGGCAGCTATCGCCAACCGGTATGAAGAGGCCATAACCGTTGGCACTTCGCAGCGCTCCGTTGCCACGGCATTTCGCTCCGGTCTGGTGACCAATCTCTGCAACCCCAAGAGCGCCATTTTTGTAACAGCTCTGTTTGCAGCTGCTATGCCCCACCCGCTGCCACTGGCTTACGGGCTTTGCGGGGTTTTGCTGATGATGAGTATTTCCACAGTCTGGTATGGACTGGTTGCCCTGCTGTTCAGCTCCAGGCGCGCCTCAGCCATGGCAAAGACCATCCGGCGAACCATTGATGCGGTCGCAGGGGCAGCGTTCCTCATTTTTGCAGGCAAGTTGATGCTATCGCAGAAATAG
- a CDS encoding PAS domain-containing protein — MSNDRSVTGVERFFGDEDIIVSKTDLSGRLTYANQIFLSISGYTEKEVLGQPHSLIRHPHMPRAIFKLLWQTIESGKEIFAYVNNRCKNGDHYWVYAHVTPSWGNDGKVVGFHSNRRVPDHDILKNHVIPLYDKIRAAESSVANRKDGLKEGTKVIEAVLAEKGLAYDEFIATLGQRERRGYR; from the coding sequence ATGTCCAACGATAGATCTGTAACTGGTGTTGAAAGATTTTTTGGTGACGAAGATATCATCGTTAGTAAGACCGACCTTTCCGGGCGTCTGACTTATGCGAACCAGATCTTTCTGAGTATATCGGGATATACCGAAAAGGAAGTCTTGGGCCAACCGCATAGCCTTATCCGGCATCCCCACATGCCGCGCGCGATTTTCAAGCTGCTGTGGCAAACAATTGAAAGCGGCAAGGAGATCTTTGCTTACGTGAATAATCGCTGCAAAAACGGCGATCACTATTGGGTTTATGCGCATGTAACTCCAAGCTGGGGTAACGATGGCAAGGTCGTTGGCTTCCATTCAAATCGGCGTGTTCCAGATCACGACATTCTGAAGAATCATGTCATTCCGCTTTATGACAAGATTCGTGCCGCTGAATCGTCTGTTGCTAACCGCAAGGATGGACTGAAAGAAGGAACGAAAGTAATTGAAGCGGTCTTGGCTGAAAAGGGGCTGGCTTATGATGAATTCATAGCGACTCTGGGCCAGAGAGAACGTCGTGGTTATCGCTGA
- a CDS encoding flavodoxin family protein: MTDVRAASVVVLYHSGYGHTEALAKSVAKGAASVDGVAVAQIKVDDENLDWEALANADAIIFGSPTYMGSVSAQFKTFMDASSKVWAAMGWKDKLAGGFTVSASQSGDKLNTLIQLSIFAAQHGMQWVSTGTLPGNNSSQGSVDDINRLGSTLGVMAQANADQGADVTPPSSDHKTAELFGERMALAAKRWNGLN; this comes from the coding sequence ATGACTGATGTCCGTGCAGCGTCCGTAGTCGTATTGTATCACAGCGGCTATGGCCATACCGAAGCGCTCGCAAAATCCGTAGCCAAAGGGGCTGCATCTGTTGACGGCGTTGCTGTCGCACAGATCAAGGTTGATGATGAAAATCTCGATTGGGAAGCACTCGCCAACGCTGATGCAATTATTTTCGGTAGCCCGACCTACATGGGCTCTGTATCTGCCCAGTTTAAAACTTTCATGGACGCAAGCTCCAAGGTTTGGGCTGCAATGGGCTGGAAAGACAAGCTGGCTGGCGGTTTTACCGTATCGGCTTCTCAGTCTGGCGATAAGCTGAACACCCTTATCCAGCTGTCCATTTTTGCAGCTCAGCATGGTATGCAGTGGGTCTCCACCGGCACTTTGCCTGGCAACAACAGCTCTCAGGGTTCGGTGGACGATATCAACCGTTTGGGCTCCACATTGGGTGTGATGGCACAGGCCAATGCCGATCAGGGCGCCGACGTGACACCTCCTTCCAGCGATCATAAAACAGCCGAGCTGTTTGGTGAACGCATGGCTCTTGCTGCCAAGCGCTGGAACGGCTTGAACTGA
- a CDS encoding MATE family efflux transporter gives MSAPLSPKPVLLDRETPSILKLAGFLSLSGLFSTSAILIDANMVGPIGDETLAGLGLCAGLYGLFMALLFGLGSGAQILLTRAFGTGDMVLFYKRLMRMMGLGLSLSVVLVLLFRFNINFLVDWLATTSGIGFAAKRYLELMVYAPPMSFAAYLLTISFDVRRQAPRELRGFAIELPLNVVLNALLIYGWFGAPELGIKGAAIATLISQGARLVYLIALTAGDMNHAFRADRAHAPQNHASLAHPNDEPLLPRSVLLPVMLNVAALIVGAQAYQLLFAQQPYLTFAALALMTPWLSVANVLGRAVAMSATLTCADLKPGSEELRQAIRSVLSALRLLAPRLALLFVAVTLVADALSWHISDWVRINFLLLIPYGGLLVLVRTVSVTIGAILRATDRPKWVFWVQVGLQWGFGVPLLLIATHVFELSLYIAYGILIGEEALRLGIMALRLKRFM, from the coding sequence GTGTCAGCGCCTCTTTCGCCCAAACCTGTGTTGCTGGATCGAGAAACGCCTTCCATTTTGAAGCTGGCGGGTTTTCTCTCGCTGTCAGGTCTCTTTTCCACATCGGCAATTCTCATTGATGCCAATATGGTGGGGCCGATTGGTGACGAAACACTCGCCGGGCTTGGTCTTTGTGCAGGCTTATACGGCTTGTTCATGGCGCTGCTGTTCGGCCTTGGCTCCGGAGCCCAGATATTACTGACGCGCGCCTTTGGCACTGGCGACATGGTGTTGTTTTACAAGCGTCTGATGCGCATGATGGGGCTGGGGCTTTCGCTCAGCGTCGTTCTGGTGCTGCTGTTCCGCTTCAATATCAATTTCCTTGTCGACTGGCTTGCCACGACCTCGGGTATCGGCTTTGCGGCAAAGCGTTATCTGGAGCTGATGGTCTATGCGCCTCCAATGAGCTTTGCAGCCTATCTGCTGACCATCAGCTTTGATGTGCGTCGACAGGCACCCAGGGAATTGCGCGGTTTTGCCATAGAGCTGCCGTTGAATGTCGTTCTGAATGCGCTGCTCATCTATGGCTGGTTCGGAGCGCCTGAGTTGGGCATCAAGGGAGCTGCCATAGCAACTCTGATCAGTCAGGGAGCACGTCTCGTCTATCTGATAGCGTTGACTGCGGGCGACATGAACCATGCCTTCAGAGCGGACCGAGCACATGCGCCGCAAAATCATGCGAGTTTGGCTCATCCAAATGATGAACCTCTTCTTCCTCGCTCTGTTTTGCTGCCGGTCATGCTCAATGTCGCCGCACTCATTGTCGGCGCACAGGCTTATCAGCTGCTGTTTGCGCAGCAGCCCTATTTGACCTTTGCAGCGCTTGCGCTGATGACGCCCTGGCTTTCGGTTGCCAATGTGTTGGGGCGTGCAGTTGCCATGTCAGCCACCTTGACATGCGCCGATCTCAAGCCGGGCAGCGAAGAGCTGCGTCAGGCGATCCGCTCCGTGTTGTCCGCCCTGCGTTTGCTTGCGCCCAGATTGGCCTTGCTCTTTGTCGCCGTTACCCTCGTGGCTGATGCTCTTTCATGGCATATATCGGACTGGGTGCGGATCAACTTCCTGCTGCTTATCCCCTATGGTGGCTTGCTCGTTCTGGTGCGAACGGTCTCGGTTACCATCGGCGCCATATTGCGTGCAACGGACCGGCCCAAATGGGTTTTCTGGGTTCAGGTTGGGCTGCAATGGGGCTTTGGCGTGCCCCTATTGCTCATCGCGACGCACGTTTTCGAACTATCCCTTTACATCGCTTACGGCATTCTCATAGGCGAAGAGGCGTTGAGGCTCGGCATTATGGCTCTGCGCCTGAAGCGCTTCATGTAA
- a CDS encoding HAMP domain-containing methyl-accepting chemotaxis protein, giving the protein MGFTTKSASIKKAKEVCAAVARGDFSARITNISDKGELGELMHAINSMIDRSDAYIRESKACLDYVSKNRHFRLIAEKGMIGDFQRAAESINRATWKIKQRHDQFDEMGTKFECELNDIVVSMTGMISNLQGASQKVSTASHGAQEQSLIVAAGAEQASANMQSVAEAVEQLTESISEINTQVVNSSGIARTSVEKSKDMSGEISSLASASQQINEVVSLISDIAAQTNLLALNATIEAARAGEAGKGFAIVAQEVKNLSAQTAQATEQISEQINSLQQATQRAVKANDEISATIERVSEISTAIAAAVEQQSAATREISTNIEEAAVGTQDVSRGVSEVKEATAVTQNTVQEVLDVSEQLVRQEDSLGRLRQELVRFMGEVRKVG; this is encoded by the coding sequence ATGGGTTTTACAACAAAAAGTGCATCAATAAAAAAGGCCAAGGAAGTTTGTGCTGCTGTTGCCAGAGGAGATTTTTCCGCTCGCATAACCAACATCAGTGACAAAGGAGAGCTTGGCGAGTTGATGCACGCTATCAACTCCATGATAGATCGTTCCGACGCCTACATTCGCGAGTCAAAAGCCTGTCTGGATTATGTTTCAAAAAACCGGCATTTCCGTCTGATTGCGGAGAAGGGAATGATCGGTGATTTTCAGAGAGCTGCGGAAAGCATCAACCGGGCAACATGGAAGATCAAGCAACGTCACGATCAGTTTGACGAAATGGGCACGAAATTCGAATGCGAATTGAACGACATCGTCGTCAGCATGACGGGCATGATTTCTAACCTGCAAGGCGCCTCGCAGAAGGTTTCGACCGCGTCACACGGTGCTCAGGAACAGTCTTTAATCGTGGCTGCCGGTGCAGAGCAGGCTTCGGCGAATATGCAATCTGTTGCTGAAGCTGTGGAGCAGCTCACCGAATCCATCAGTGAAATCAATACTCAGGTGGTCAATAGCAGCGGCATTGCCCGTACATCGGTTGAAAAATCCAAAGACATGAGCGGTGAAATCTCTAGTCTGGCATCTGCTTCCCAGCAGATTAACGAGGTCGTGTCCCTTATTTCCGATATCGCTGCACAGACCAATCTGCTCGCGCTTAATGCCACCATTGAAGCGGCAAGAGCAGGGGAAGCGGGCAAGGGCTTTGCCATTGTGGCGCAGGAAGTGAAAAATCTATCCGCGCAAACCGCGCAGGCAACCGAACAGATCTCCGAGCAGATCAACAGCTTGCAGCAGGCAACCCAACGAGCGGTCAAGGCCAACGACGAAATTTCTGCGACCATTGAACGGGTTAGCGAAATCTCCACCGCCATCGCAGCCGCAGTTGAACAACAGAGCGCTGCAACGCGGGAAATTTCGACCAACATTGAAGAAGCCGCCGTTGGCACTCAGGATGTGAGCAGAGGCGTTTCCGAGGTCAAGGAAGCAACCGCCGTCACGCAAAATACCGTTCAGGAAGTTCTTGATGTTTCCGAGCAACTCGTTCGACAGGAAGACAGCCTTGGCCGCCTGCGCCAAGAACTGGTCCGCTTTATGGGTGAAGTGCGCAAGGTCGGCTAG
- a CDS encoding alpha-D-glucose phosphate-specific phosphoglucomutase yields MKISTISCEPISGQKPGTSGLRKKTRVFMEPGYLENFIQSVFNAIGGAEGKTFVVGGDGRYFNRKAIQIILSMAAANGAAKVIVGQHGLLSTPAASNLIRKYKTDGGLILSASHNPGGIDADFGVKYNVSNGGPAPENITDAIYKETCSISSYKICVNEMTDLGSIGTKKLGEMDVEIIDPVKDYKDLMASLFDFVSIRNLIAGGFTIVFDAMHAVTGPYAKAIFEGALGAPEGTVLNAEPSEDFGGGHPDPNPVWAKSLMDLMMSDKAPCLGAASDGDGDRNMIVGRGIYVTPSDSLAVLAANAHMAPAYRHGLAGVARSMPTSAACDRVAAKQGIKCFETPTGWKFFGNLLDANMATICGEESAGTGSNHVREKDGLWAVLLWLNILAERRQPVKTILEAHWAKYGRDYYSRYDYEALPLDVANQLMDDLRGKLDTLAGETLGSLTVKNADEFSYNDPVDGSVSSGQGIRVWFEGKARVVFRLSGTGTDGATLRVYLEQYVDTHGNHSLAPKEALAPLVEAMLALTDLKGRIGRTEPNVIT; encoded by the coding sequence ATGAAAATATCCACCATTTCCTGCGAACCAATTTCGGGCCAGAAGCCGGGGACGTCTGGTCTGAGAAAAAAAACTCGTGTCTTCATGGAACCCGGCTATCTGGAGAATTTCATACAATCGGTTTTTAACGCAATCGGGGGGGCCGAAGGCAAAACGTTTGTTGTTGGCGGTGATGGACGCTATTTCAACCGCAAAGCCATTCAGATCATCCTCTCCATGGCCGCAGCCAACGGCGCAGCCAAGGTTATCGTTGGCCAACATGGATTGCTTTCCACCCCTGCAGCCTCCAACCTCATTCGCAAATACAAGACAGACGGTGGTCTCATTCTTTCCGCCAGCCACAACCCGGGCGGAATCGATGCAGATTTCGGCGTCAAATACAATGTTTCAAATGGTGGCCCTGCTCCGGAAAACATCACGGATGCGATCTACAAGGAAACCTGCTCCATAAGCTCCTACAAGATCTGTGTAAATGAAATGACAGATCTGGGCAGCATCGGCACCAAGAAACTGGGTGAAATGGATGTCGAGATCATTGATCCGGTCAAAGACTATAAGGACCTTATGGCCTCTCTGTTCGATTTTGTTTCCATCCGCAACCTGATTGCCGGCGGATTTACCATCGTCTTCGACGCGATGCATGCGGTGACCGGCCCTTATGCCAAGGCTATTTTCGAGGGGGCGTTAGGTGCTCCGGAAGGCACTGTTCTTAACGCAGAACCGAGCGAAGATTTCGGCGGTGGGCACCCAGATCCGAATCCTGTCTGGGCAAAAAGCCTGATGGACCTGATGATGTCAGACAAGGCCCCGTGCCTTGGCGCAGCCTCTGACGGCGACGGCGACCGCAACATGATTGTTGGCCGTGGCATCTATGTTACGCCATCTGATAGTCTGGCTGTTTTGGCTGCCAATGCTCACATGGCTCCGGCCTATCGCCATGGCCTTGCAGGCGTGGCCCGCTCCATGCCAACAAGTGCAGCTTGCGACAGGGTCGCAGCAAAACAGGGCATCAAGTGCTTTGAAACGCCAACTGGCTGGAAATTCTTCGGTAATCTGCTCGATGCCAACATGGCCACGATCTGCGGCGAGGAAAGCGCGGGTACTGGCTCCAACCATGTACGCGAAAAGGATGGTCTCTGGGCAGTGCTGCTCTGGCTGAACATTCTCGCAGAGCGCCGCCAGCCGGTTAAGACCATTCTGGAAGCCCATTGGGCCAAATATGGCCGCGACTATTACAGTCGCTATGACTATGAAGCACTGCCATTGGATGTAGCCAATCAGCTAATGGATGATTTGCGCGGCAAACTGGACACGCTGGCCGGAGAAACGCTCGGCAGCTTGACCGTCAAGAATGCAGATGAGTTTAGCTATAATGATCCGGTTGACGGCTCGGTCAGCAGCGGTCAGGGCATTCGTGTCTGGTTCGAAGGCAAAGCCCGTGTCGTCTTCCGCCTTTCCGGCACTGGCACGGATGGTGCGACCTTGCGCGTTTATTTGGAGCAGTATGTCGATACACACGGAAACCACTCCCTGGCACCTAAAGAGGCCCTTGCTCCATTGGTCGAGGCAATGCTTGCGCTCACAGACCTGAAAGGCCGCATCGGCCGCACGGAGCCGAATGTGATCACATGA
- the nqrM gene encoding (Na+)-NQR maturation NqrM, with amino-acid sequence MATYLIVFAVFLLVIVGMSVGVMFKRKPIAGSCGGLNAISDADHCLICGSPVDKDSPLKERLHGECPRKKAAREKAEREAAMNAAE; translated from the coding sequence ATGGCAACCTATCTCATTGTATTCGCGGTCTTTTTGCTCGTTATTGTCGGCATGTCCGTTGGCGTCATGTTCAAACGCAAGCCGATCGCCGGTTCTTGCGGTGGTTTGAATGCGATTTCAGACGCAGACCATTGCCTGATTTGCGGCTCGCCGGTTGACAAAGACAGCCCGCTCAAAGAACGCCTGCATGGGGAATGCCCTCGCAAAAAGGCAGCTCGCGAAAAAGCCGAACGTGAAGCTGCAATGAACGCTGCCGAATAG
- a CDS encoding MBL fold metallo-hydrolase, translating to MTDLQFDRNFAPHYGQAVTLAPNVKRVTCNNPGPFTFFGSNSYIVGKGQVAIIDPGPADPEHIEALLRATENEEISHILITHTHADHSPGARLLKELSGAPIYAEGMHRPTRALHLEETNQLDAAGDTELEIDHYLADGDWVEGENWALEVVHTPGHTVNHLSFGFTDGSGLFCGDHVMAWSTSIVAPPDGSMAAYMSSLERLLKRNDRVYWPGHGGAISNPAPFLAGLKSHRQKREEALMERLAAGDMTIFQMVATVYKDVDPSLHGAAALSMFAQMEYLVAKGQVACLDTHPTLEARYQLAT from the coding sequence ATGACTGACCTTCAGTTTGACCGAAATTTTGCCCCACACTACGGGCAAGCGGTCACCCTTGCCCCCAATGTCAAACGCGTAACATGCAACAATCCGGGGCCGTTCACATTCTTTGGCTCCAACAGCTATATCGTCGGTAAAGGACAAGTGGCCATAATTGATCCCGGCCCGGCAGATCCGGAGCACATCGAGGCCTTGTTGCGGGCGACAGAGAATGAAGAAATCAGCCACATCTTGATTACGCACACCCATGCAGACCACTCGCCGGGCGCTCGCTTGCTCAAAGAGTTGTCCGGGGCTCCCATTTACGCGGAAGGCATGCACCGCCCGACCCGCGCTCTGCACTTGGAGGAAACCAATCAGCTTGATGCTGCAGGCGATACGGAGTTGGAAATTGACCATTATCTTGCTGATGGCGATTGGGTGGAAGGAGAAAACTGGGCGTTAGAGGTCGTCCACACGCCGGGGCATACGGTCAACCATCTTTCATTCGGCTTTACCGACGGAAGCGGCCTCTTCTGTGGAGACCATGTCATGGCGTGGTCTACCTCTATTGTGGCCCCGCCGGATGGCTCCATGGCGGCCTATATGTCCAGCCTCGAGAGGCTGCTTAAACGAAATGACCGTGTTTATTGGCCAGGACATGGCGGTGCCATCTCCAATCCGGCCCCCTTTCTGGCTGGCTTGAAAAGCCATCGGCAAAAGCGGGAAGAAGCCTTGATGGAGCGACTTGCAGCGGGTGACATGACAATCTTTCAGATGGTCGCGACGGTCTATAAAGACGTGGACCCGTCCCTTCATGGTGCTGCAGCGCTTTCGATGTTCGCACAAATGGAATATCTGGTGGCCAAGGGACAGGTCGCTTGTCTTGACACTCATCCGACCCTAGAGGCGCGCTATCAATTAGCGACGTAA